A genomic window from Candidatus Zixiibacteriota bacterium includes:
- a CDS encoding ABC transporter permease: MSKFLVIFKREYAQVVKKKSFIIGIVLTPLLMLAFSVVPTLLATKKSSETELLAVIDRSNHEIGADFSKALEYYKLEDDSTAYYGVQSVFKAGTDEEERYQIVYDSLVECINTQQIKYFVVIGDEAQNADSVSFMVTNADNFRANRRFGTCLSAVLSGIRLEESAVNLEVDSVLALTRHIDLMQKDAKGDAIPFKVKYFSALMFVGIMFGMIFGFGQLVMRSVIEEKNSRIMEVLVSSVSPFQLMLGKVLGLGAATFTQVSVWFLLGVGLYFMKGSLEIDPSIDRILFNPAIAVFFVLFLISGYLLFSTMFALIGSICNTEKEAQNFIMPITMVMILPFMLGIYVIQNPNSAASVVLSLIPFLTPTMMLMRVVFIAPTLSEYSLFSGIVGEATLGFILLCLSVLGLIWLTSKVFRVGILMYGKRPTLPEILKWVRQ, encoded by the coding sequence ATGTCTAAGTTCCTTGTCATTTTCAAACGCGAATATGCGCAGGTAGTCAAAAAGAAATCATTTATTATTGGCATTGTTCTTACGCCTTTACTTATGCTCGCCTTCTCAGTCGTTCCTACTTTGCTGGCGACCAAGAAGTCATCGGAGACGGAATTGCTTGCCGTCATCGACCGGAGCAATCATGAAATAGGGGCAGATTTTTCAAAAGCCCTCGAATACTACAAACTCGAAGATGATTCTACCGCGTATTATGGAGTCCAATCTGTTTTCAAGGCCGGAACTGATGAGGAAGAGCGCTATCAGATAGTCTACGATTCGCTCGTAGAGTGTATCAACACTCAGCAAATAAAGTACTTTGTGGTCATTGGTGACGAAGCACAGAATGCGGACTCGGTGTCTTTCATGGTCACCAATGCTGACAATTTTCGTGCCAATAGACGGTTTGGTACTTGCCTTTCCGCAGTTCTGTCCGGCATCAGACTTGAGGAATCTGCGGTCAATCTCGAAGTGGATTCGGTTCTGGCTCTGACAAGGCATATTGACCTGATGCAGAAGGATGCCAAAGGAGATGCTATCCCGTTCAAGGTTAAGTATTTCAGTGCCCTCATGTTTGTAGGCATTATGTTCGGGATGATTTTCGGCTTTGGCCAACTGGTGATGCGTTCGGTGATTGAGGAGAAGAACTCTCGTATTATGGAAGTCCTGGTATCCTCGGTCAGTCCGTTCCAGTTGATGCTGGGGAAGGTATTGGGTTTGGGAGCGGCCACATTTACGCAGGTATCGGTCTGGTTCCTGCTGGGGGTTGGGCTGTATTTCATGAAAGGATCGCTGGAGATTGATCCCTCCATTGACCGCATCCTGTTCAATCCGGCTATTGCAGTGTTCTTTGTGCTCTTCCTGATCTCCGGTTACTTGCTGTTCTCCACGATGTTTGCTCTGATCGGATCGATCTGCAACACCGAGAAAGAGGCTCAGAACTTCATTATGCCGATCACAATGGTGATGATCCTGCCCTTCATGCTTGGTATTTATGTTATTCAGAACCCCAATTCAGCGGCCAGTGTGGTGCTCTCTTTGATCCCGTTTCTTACTCCGACGATGATGTTGATGCGCGTGGTTTTCATAGCGCCAACTCTTTCCGAATACTCGCTGTTTAGCGGAATTGTCGGGGAGGCAACACTCGGTTTCATTCTGTTATGTCTGTCAGTGCTGGGGCTGATTTGGCTGACGAGCAAAGTTTTTCGGGTGGGTATCCTCATGTACGGCAAGCGGCCGACGCTTCCCGAAATTCTCAAATGGGTACGGCAGTAG
- a CDS encoding shikimate dehydrogenase → MMAPQKFGLIGRNIAYSLSPAIFKLVFDIEQIEGEFDIVDVEPDLLETQIKSLASRGYQGLSVTVPYKQTVIDYADELDDRADAIGAVNSLALDSGRICAFNTDGYGFALPLEVHRPTLDQGAATLLGCGGSARAVAFCLAHDFGMKHLVVAGRSPKRLEAFKTTMLPSLSPTTIETISLDQLTEFVSGDGMPLVVNCTPLGGPNHAHETPLPEAFPWCCGDIYYDLNYNTDNCVLRSAHEAGMIVIDGREMLVGQAVRSFNLWTGLDVPFDSVYERMDFNG, encoded by the coding sequence ATGATGGCCCCTCAGAAGTTTGGCCTCATAGGTAGAAACATTGCCTACTCCCTATCTCCGGCTATCTTCAAGTTAGTATTCGACATTGAACAGATCGAAGGCGAGTTTGATATTGTTGATGTTGAACCTGACCTGCTTGAGACACAGATCAAATCGCTCGCATCGCGAGGATACCAAGGACTTTCGGTGACCGTCCCCTACAAGCAAACCGTAATTGATTACGCAGATGAGTTGGACGACCGAGCCGACGCCATTGGCGCTGTTAATTCATTAGCGCTCGATTCGGGGCGTATTTGTGCCTTTAATACCGATGGTTATGGCTTCGCGTTGCCGCTGGAAGTACACCGACCAACCCTTGATCAGGGGGCAGCGACACTATTGGGGTGTGGTGGTAGCGCACGAGCGGTAGCATTTTGCCTTGCCCATGATTTTGGTATGAAGCACCTGGTAGTGGCCGGTCGCAGTCCCAAGCGACTGGAAGCATTCAAAACGACTATGTTACCGTCATTGTCGCCAACAACTATTGAGACTATATCTCTGGATCAATTGACCGAGTTTGTGTCCGGAGACGGGATGCCACTGGTCGTGAACTGTACACCTCTGGGTGGTCCGAATCATGCCCATGAGACACCGTTGCCGGAAGCGTTCCCATGGTGTTGCGGGGACATCTACTACGACCTTAACTATAATACCGACAACTGTGTTCTAAGATCAGCTCATGAGGCGGGGATGATCGTCATTGATGGGAGAGAAATGTTGGTTGGCCAGGCAGTGCGATCCTTTAATCTTTGGACGGGACTTGATGTTCCCTTTGATTCTGTCTACGAACGAATGGATTTCAATGGATAA
- a CDS encoding shikimate kinase, protein MDKWHNIFLIGFSGSGKSTVGSLLARTVRATFLDSDSLIEECFGKSISRIFSEEGENTFREAESDVISEVMTVANTRRVIALGGGAFQTRGNRQMIMDHDSLVIYLSCSVRELYRRLTNNTDRPLLQARLRPGESKRQALQRQIATLLNRRRKQYSLADITVSTTNRSPVEVSRFILNKIKELDAKSSR, encoded by the coding sequence ATGGATAAATGGCACAACATATTCCTGATCGGGTTTTCCGGCTCCGGAAAATCGACGGTAGGATCGTTGTTGGCTCGCACGGTTCGAGCGACATTTTTAGACAGCGATAGCCTTATCGAGGAGTGTTTCGGCAAATCAATTTCTCGCATATTTTCAGAAGAAGGAGAGAACACTTTTCGCGAGGCGGAATCAGATGTGATCAGTGAAGTAATGACCGTAGCGAACACGCGACGAGTGATTGCCCTCGGTGGAGGAGCGTTCCAAACCAGAGGAAACCGCCAGATGATAATGGACCACGACAGCTTAGTGATCTATCTGAGTTGCTCGGTTCGTGAACTGTATCGACGATTGACCAACAACACTGATCGTCCTCTGCTACAAGCGAGACTACGACCGGGGGAGAGCAAGCGACAGGCATTACAGCGACAGATCGCCACCCTGTTGAACAGGCGAAGAAAACAGTATTCTCTGGCTGATATCACAGTCTCAACGACGAATAGGAGTCCTGTCGAAGTGTCTCGTTTCATCCTGAACAAGATCAAGGAGTTGGATGCGAAAAGTAGTCGTTGA
- the aroB gene encoding 3-dehydroquinate synthase gives MRKVVVDLAERSYPVVVGAGIWKEELARLAGKATGSKGRLFVLCDAQLFALYGHAITAAARKASRTAQLLVVPTGERAKTMTQLRRIYGYLLDNLISRNDVILACGGGVTSDLAGFAAATVLRGVRWGVLSTTLLGMVDAAIGGKTGINHKQGKNLLGAIWQPSFVICDSELLATLAPRQLVAGLGEVVKYAGLVENNMIGTLNRYLQKGDMFDLRALTRLIHLSVQYKAAIVSQDEREGGLRMVLNLGHTFGHAIEKSLGYGRLLHGEAVLLGLLAAVELSGRLKKVRVGRLEDYKDIICQLAGEIPHRYIEVDKVIAAMSHDKKRLGKSTRFVLLDAPGRPVIADNVKKKDIRMALKAALATY, from the coding sequence ATGCGAAAAGTAGTCGTTGATCTCGCTGAGCGAAGCTACCCGGTAGTTGTTGGCGCTGGAATCTGGAAGGAAGAGCTTGCACGTCTGGCCGGAAAAGCCACCGGATCGAAAGGGAGATTATTCGTCCTGTGTGATGCTCAGCTGTTCGCGTTATATGGACATGCAATAACTGCCGCCGCCCGGAAGGCTTCTCGGACTGCCCAACTGCTAGTGGTGCCGACAGGTGAACGCGCCAAAACCATGACACAGCTCCGGCGAATCTATGGTTACCTGCTTGATAACCTGATCAGTCGCAACGATGTCATTCTTGCCTGCGGTGGTGGCGTGACCAGTGATCTGGCCGGCTTTGCGGCAGCTACAGTTCTTCGAGGGGTTCGTTGGGGTGTGCTTTCCACTACTCTATTAGGCATGGTCGATGCGGCCATTGGTGGCAAAACGGGCATAAATCACAAACAGGGTAAAAACCTGCTGGGAGCGATCTGGCAGCCATCGTTTGTTATCTGCGACTCCGAGTTATTGGCCACTCTGGCTCCACGACAATTGGTGGCGGGGCTGGGCGAGGTTGTCAAGTATGCCGGTTTGGTGGAGAATAACATGATAGGAACCTTGAATCGCTACCTGCAAAAAGGAGACATGTTCGACCTGCGGGCGTTGACCAGACTGATTCATCTCTCTGTGCAGTACAAAGCGGCTATTGTTTCGCAGGATGAGCGTGAAGGGGGACTTCGGATGGTGCTCAATCTTGGGCATACCTTTGGACATGCCATTGAGAAATCGCTTGGTTATGGACGCTTACTGCATGGCGAAGCAGTTCTGCTGGGACTGTTGGCTGCTGTGGAACTGAGCGGTCGGCTCAAGAAGGTGCGTGTTGGCCGACTCGAAGATTACAAGGATATTATCTGCCAGCTTGCCGGGGAGATACCGCATCGTTACATTGAGGTGGATAAGGTGATAGCCGCTATGTCGCACGACAAGAAACGGCTTGGTAAGTCAACTAGATTTGTGCTGCTGGATGCTCCGGGCCGACCGGTTATTGCCGACAATGTGAAGAAGAAAGATATTCGCATGGCGCTGAAGGCAGCGTTGGCAACATACTGA
- a CDS encoding carbohydrate ABC transporter permease — MVTNRIHLVLRYVGLSAVLAVMVFPILWMFRVSLMPAGAAVGFGDLFSTGVTLTNFIDLFRQASIGRFLFNSVLVAVVVTVANAFFCFMVAYALARYRGLAGRIMFVTVIVVLMIPAHILIVPLYVLMLKMGMYDTYWALMLPWLVNPIGIFLVKQYLESIPPDMEDAARIDGAGELTILFRIVMPLCKPALAVLAIQVFFTNWNLFLFPYILTSSESLRTLPVALAHFQGHQAIDWQHLMAGSAVAVIPVLIAFGFLQRHIVSGITAGAVKQ, encoded by the coding sequence ATGGTAACCAATCGGATTCATCTCGTATTGCGCTATGTTGGTCTGTCTGCTGTTCTGGCAGTGATGGTGTTTCCCATCCTGTGGATGTTCCGCGTTTCACTCATGCCGGCCGGTGCGGCCGTAGGATTTGGTGATCTCTTCTCGACCGGTGTTACACTGACGAATTTCATCGACCTTTTCCGTCAGGCAAGTATTGGTCGTTTTCTCTTCAATTCCGTGCTGGTAGCTGTTGTAGTGACTGTCGCCAATGCCTTCTTCTGCTTCATGGTCGCCTATGCTCTTGCGCGCTACCGGGGACTGGCTGGAAGAATAATGTTCGTGACCGTGATTGTAGTCCTGATGATTCCGGCACATATCCTGATTGTACCGCTTTATGTCCTCATGCTCAAGATGGGGATGTATGATACCTATTGGGCGCTCATGCTTCCCTGGTTAGTGAACCCGATTGGTATTTTTCTTGTTAAGCAGTATCTGGAATCCATACCGCCAGACATGGAAGATGCTGCCCGTATTGACGGTGCCGGCGAGCTGACGATTCTCTTTCGTATCGTTATGCCGCTGTGCAAACCGGCGCTGGCGGTTCTGGCTATACAGGTGTTCTTCACAAATTGGAATCTGTTCCTCTTTCCATATATCCTAACTTCGAGCGAGTCACTTCGCACTCTACCGGTCGCTCTGGCGCATTTTCAGGGACACCAGGCTATTGACTGGCAGCACCTGATGGCTGGATCGGCAGTGGCGGTGATACCGGTACTCATTGCTTTTGGCTTTCTTCAGAGACATATCGTCTCCGGTATTACGGCTGGCGCAGTGAAGCAGTAG
- a CDS encoding ATP-binding cassette domain-containing protein — MRLQLESIRKEYDGKVAVDNLSLDVPEGVIYGIIGPNGAGKTTTIRMIMNITIPDSGRVLLDGAPPTDDFKNRVGYLPEERGLYKSMTLMEVVQYMAELKGKSPAYIREHVDHWLERMKLLDYKTRKVEELSKGMQQKLQFITTLLHDPDIVILDEIFSGLDPLNIELVKNVILDLKRAGKTILFSTHVMEQAEKLCDHICMIASGKKVIDGTLSDVKARFGKNAIQIDMEGDGGFVASLPGVKKVSEFNNYLELDVDSGTDISAILKAVADRVAIRRFEVVEPSLYDIFIDMANIDPAKYDDGKEGKTNV, encoded by the coding sequence ATGAGACTACAGCTGGAATCGATTCGTAAAGAATATGACGGCAAAGTGGCAGTGGATAATCTGTCACTTGATGTCCCGGAAGGAGTGATCTACGGCATTATCGGCCCCAATGGGGCTGGCAAGACGACTACGATCCGCATGATTATGAATATCACAATCCCGGATTCGGGTCGGGTGTTACTTGACGGAGCTCCACCAACCGACGATTTCAAGAATCGGGTTGGATACCTACCGGAGGAGCGTGGACTCTATAAGAGTATGACCCTGATGGAAGTCGTGCAGTACATGGCTGAGTTGAAAGGTAAATCGCCAGCTTATATACGCGAGCATGTTGATCACTGGCTCGAGAGAATGAAGCTTCTGGATTATAAAACTCGTAAGGTTGAAGAATTATCAAAGGGAATGCAGCAGAAATTGCAGTTCATTACAACGCTGTTACACGATCCGGATATTGTTATTCTCGATGAGATATTTTCCGGGTTGGATCCACTGAACATCGAACTCGTAAAAAATGTTATTCTCGATTTGAAGCGAGCTGGCAAGACGATTCTCTTTTCTACTCACGTGATGGAACAGGCGGAGAAACTGTGTGATCACATTTGCATGATCGCTTCAGGCAAGAAAGTGATCGACGGGACACTATCCGATGTTAAAGCGCGATTTGGAAAGAACGCCATTCAGATTGACATGGAGGGAGACGGGGGATTTGTGGCATCCTTACCGGGAGTTAAGAAGGTGAGCGAGTTCAATAACTATCTGGAACTGGATGTGGACAGCGGCACTGACATCTCGGCTATCCTGAAAGCTGTAGCTGATCGGGTAGCGATACGTCGCTTCGAAGTAGTCGAGCCTTCGCTGTATGACATCTTTATCGACATGGCGAACATCGACCCTGCAAAGTACGACGATGGGAAGGAAGGGAAGACCAATGTCTAA
- the aroQ gene encoding type II 3-dehydroquinate dehydratase encodes MSRVLVVNGPNLNLLGKREPEIYGTQTLDEMNEHLTSMASELKLEVRFFQSNSEGKIIDFIQTEAPQAVGMIINPGALTHYSYALADAITAVDIETIEVHMSNIYAREEFRHKSVIAPIASGHLVGFGFYGYAMALSYFADMNKTD; translated from the coding sequence ATGTCACGTGTTCTGGTCGTCAATGGCCCCAATCTCAACCTATTGGGCAAAAGAGAACCCGAGATTTATGGTACACAGACACTTGACGAGATGAACGAGCATCTCACTTCGATGGCGTCCGAGTTGAAACTGGAGGTTCGCTTCTTCCAATCCAATTCCGAGGGCAAGATAATTGACTTCATCCAGACTGAAGCTCCTCAGGCAGTTGGAATGATAATCAATCCCGGCGCCCTGACGCATTACAGCTACGCCCTCGCGGATGCAATCACAGCGGTGGATATTGAGACCATCGAGGTGCACATGTCTAACATCTATGCCCGTGAAGAATTCCGACACAAATCCGTAATTGCTCCTATCGCATCCGGCCATCTGGTCGGGTTCGGTTTTTATGGCTACGCTATGGCATTGTCGTATTTTGCCGATATGAATAAGACGGACTAA
- a CDS encoding DUF72 domain-containing protein, whose product MDIRIGTSGYSFEDWRGGFYPASIDKGKMLDHYVKFFRTVEINSTYYRIPHPAVMANISKKAPDGFDFIVKVPQSFTHRRTDLENDRAAYLEALRPLVESGKLSGLLAQFPYSFKFGSEALDYLGIVQQALSPHRLFVEFRHRGWVNRTMYDRLRAEGIGYVCVDEPPLPGLLDPDCFATTNTAYIRLHGRNAEHWWDGGALRYDYKYSDEELQGWGKKIEKLKQKREVENLYVFFNNCHLGQAVGNAVDMKGLLKV is encoded by the coding sequence ATGGATATTCGAATCGGAACATCGGGTTACAGTTTTGAAGATTGGCGTGGGGGATTCTATCCGGCAAGTATTGACAAGGGGAAGATGCTTGATCACTATGTGAAGTTCTTCCGCACGGTCGAGATCAACTCAACTTATTATCGTATTCCACATCCGGCCGTGATGGCCAATATTTCAAAGAAGGCACCGGATGGATTCGATTTCATAGTCAAGGTACCCCAGTCATTCACTCATCGACGCACTGACTTGGAAAACGATCGAGCCGCTTATCTCGAAGCACTACGTCCCCTTGTGGAATCCGGTAAGCTGTCAGGTCTCTTGGCGCAGTTTCCATATTCATTCAAGTTTGGTTCTGAAGCTCTCGATTACCTTGGAATCGTTCAGCAGGCTCTGTCTCCTCATCGACTGTTTGTAGAATTCCGCCATCGTGGCTGGGTGAACCGTACAATGTACGATCGTCTCCGCGCAGAAGGGATTGGTTATGTCTGTGTGGATGAACCGCCGTTGCCCGGATTGCTCGATCCGGACTGCTTTGCCACGACCAACACAGCGTACATTCGTCTCCACGGGAGGAATGCCGAACACTGGTGGGACGGAGGAGCATTACGCTATGACTACAAGTACTCCGACGAGGAACTGCAGGGTTGGGGAAAGAAAATTGAGAAGTTGAAACAGAAAAGAGAAGTTGAGAACCTCTATGTGTTTTTTAACAATTGTCATCTTGGACAAGCGGTGGGCAATGCCGTCGATATGAAAGGACTGCTCAAAGTATGA
- a CDS encoding sugar ABC transporter permease, with amino-acid sequence MKRSRLIGLLLLLPWLITFLVFWFFPLVFSLLAGFTDYSLLSRAGMEWIGWDNYRGLLADEDFHSALKNTFIFVIGSVPVTTVLALLMALLVSRRLPGRSLFRAGFFLPSITSMVVIALIFTNLYQRGGYVATLATMIGFVPPEHGFLYSSSTALYSIMAMDIWMSVGYYMLIFLAGLKAIPIELYEAARIQGASSTRQFFSITLPLLRPVALFIVVINSIKSFQVFVEIFVMTKGKFDTASMVYFIYDVGVTTAFQFGYASAAAYVLFLIVAAFAALQFLLLRRRQPIW; translated from the coding sequence ATGAAGCGTTCGCGTCTGATCGGTCTTTTGCTTCTTCTCCCCTGGCTGATTACATTTCTGGTGTTTTGGTTTTTTCCGTTGGTCTTCTCGTTGTTGGCCGGGTTCACTGATTACAGTCTTTTGTCGCGTGCCGGTATGGAATGGATCGGCTGGGACAACTACCGGGGGCTGTTGGCCGACGAAGATTTTCACTCCGCCCTCAAGAACACCTTTATCTTCGTCATAGGTTCTGTGCCGGTAACGACGGTACTAGCCCTCTTGATGGCTTTGCTGGTCAGTCGTCGTTTACCCGGGAGGTCCCTGTTTCGGGCGGGGTTCTTCCTGCCTTCTATCACGTCGATGGTCGTTATCGCGTTGATCTTCACCAACCTCTATCAGAGAGGCGGGTATGTGGCCACACTGGCTACGATGATCGGTTTTGTCCCCCCCGAGCATGGTTTCCTGTACTCCAGTTCGACCGCCCTCTACTCGATCATGGCTATGGATATTTGGATGTCGGTGGGCTACTATATGCTAATCTTTCTGGCCGGTCTCAAAGCTATTCCAATAGAACTGTACGAGGCCGCCCGCATTCAGGGTGCCTCTTCTACCCGCCAATTCTTCTCTATCACTCTACCACTCCTGAGACCGGTAGCGCTGTTTATCGTGGTCATCAATTCGATCAAGTCCTTCCAGGTATTTGTCGAGATATTCGTGATGACCAAGGGAAAGTTCGACACCGCCTCAATGGTCTACTTCATTTATGATGTCGGTGTCACAACCGCTTTCCAGTTTGGCTACGCCTCAGCCGCTGCCTATGTACTCTTTCTGATCGTGGCTGCTTTTGCGGCTTTACAATTCCTGCTCCTGCGAAGGAGACAGCCAATATGGTAA
- a CDS encoding OmpA family protein has translation MKTMMVVGLLLALLMMGCGVNKEYVAQQINDSESRTGAQISDLSDKTNANADQITKLQSLSAQLAEKTDLAINKASGFENYQVLWSGEIQFDFDSYDVTPTAEEILLEACEKMGQYPGSLIEIAGHADRTGSARYNLMLGEKRSGSAKRYIADHCGISLYRLFVVSYGETKPVALPDEKQAASKNRRVTLSIWGQM, from the coding sequence ATGAAAACGATGATGGTAGTAGGATTGCTGCTGGCTTTGCTGATGATGGGCTGCGGCGTCAACAAAGAATATGTTGCTCAGCAGATCAATGACTCTGAGTCGCGTACCGGCGCACAGATTAGCGATCTGAGCGATAAGACTAACGCTAATGCAGATCAGATAACCAAGTTACAATCGCTGTCGGCTCAACTTGCGGAAAAGACCGACCTGGCAATTAATAAGGCCTCAGGCTTTGAGAATTACCAGGTCCTCTGGTCGGGTGAGATTCAGTTCGATTTTGACTCCTATGATGTCACTCCTACCGCTGAAGAGATACTTCTGGAAGCGTGTGAAAAGATGGGCCAGTATCCGGGATCGCTGATCGAAATCGCCGGACATGCCGACCGCACCGGTTCAGCTCGCTATAACCTCATGCTGGGTGAGAAGCGTTCCGGCTCGGCCAAACGGTACATTGCTGATCATTGCGGCATCTCTCTCTATCGGCTTTTCGTTGTATCATATGGCGAGACCAAACCGGTAGCGCTGCCTGACGAGAAACAGGCTGCCTCGAAGAACCGCCGCGTTACGCTCAGCATTTGGGGACAGATGTAA
- a CDS encoding extracellular solute-binding protein, with product MKFVVFLFLILVAANVTADTTLRWWQFWTDPAIKPTIETIVDEFEQANPGINVELTDLTWANGHEKIVLSLASGTGPDVLELGSDWIAQFAANGHLADISSMIADDSSAFQGWSMADYDDKIYAFPWILGTRVLFANRELLTRAGYDPDFVPVTWDDLKQSAAAVSALGSGVYGWGSNAAEKHRLYKKFLPFFWSAQGQIFSDNGQHCVLASTYAIDALQTYKDLHDSSGYVANQRGIEDAFLEGKVGFVLSGDWLLKRIELEKHKIDLVSTLMPGPTFIGRSFMGGEFLAVTEASEQKEAAMKLIRFVTSPKNQVRFCKANRSANPSSIVAQTDEYFSSNIHLQTFIKQIPMSNHPPVDPDWVFIENIIEEAIEESLFESGGVAEPLRKARGKIAKLKSQ from the coding sequence GTGAAATTTGTAGTATTCCTATTTTTAATTCTTGTTGCCGCTAATGTTACCGCTGATACGACTCTGCGATGGTGGCAATTCTGGACCGACCCGGCTATCAAACCAACGATCGAGACAATTGTTGACGAATTCGAACAGGCTAATCCGGGTATCAACGTTGAGTTGACCGATCTCACCTGGGCCAACGGTCACGAAAAAATTGTCCTATCGCTGGCGTCCGGCACGGGACCGGATGTTCTGGAACTCGGATCTGACTGGATAGCTCAGTTTGCTGCCAATGGCCATCTGGCTGATATTTCGTCAATGATCGCTGACGACAGTTCTGCTTTCCAGGGCTGGAGTATGGCTGACTACGACGACAAGATATACGCCTTCCCATGGATACTTGGCACGCGGGTTCTGTTTGCTAACCGGGAGTTGCTGACTCGGGCAGGGTATGATCCTGATTTTGTACCGGTGACGTGGGACGATCTGAAGCAATCCGCAGCGGCCGTATCCGCTCTCGGTTCCGGTGTCTACGGCTGGGGATCAAATGCGGCCGAGAAGCACCGTCTGTACAAGAAGTTTCTACCGTTCTTTTGGTCAGCGCAGGGTCAGATATTCAGCGATAATGGACAGCACTGCGTACTTGCGTCCACCTACGCAATTGACGCGCTACAAACCTACAAAGATCTGCATGACTCTTCTGGCTATGTCGCCAATCAGCGAGGCATTGAGGATGCTTTCCTTGAAGGCAAGGTCGGCTTTGTTCTTTCGGGTGATTGGCTGCTAAAGCGGATTGAACTTGAAAAACACAAGATTGATCTGGTCTCAACCTTGATGCCCGGTCCGACCTTTATTGGTCGGTCTTTCATGGGTGGCGAATTCCTGGCCGTTACCGAAGCCTCCGAGCAAAAAGAAGCGGCTATGAAGCTGATCCGGTTTGTGACGTCTCCGAAGAATCAGGTTCGCTTCTGCAAGGCAAATCGTTCGGCTAATCCATCCAGTATTGTAGCTCAGACGGATGAATACTTCAGTTCCAATATACATCTGCAAACGTTCATCAAGCAGATCCCGATGAGCAATCATCCGCCCGTTGACCCCGACTGGGTGTTCATTGAAAACATTATCGAGGAAGCTATCGAGGAATCCCTGTTTGAATCGGGTGGAGTAGCGGAGCCGCTTCGCAAGGCTCGAGGTAAGATTGCGAAGCTGAAAAGCCAATGA